From Pseudomonadota bacterium, a single genomic window includes:
- the ybeY gene encoding rRNA maturation RNase YbeY, whose protein sequence is MTDVVIQNVCDENVPEASAFVGWAIAALAGRSDEMEMTIRLVSPEEMQSLNRTYRGKDALTNVLSFPADEVVRAMHGLLGDVVICPDVVESEARAQNKRRDDHYAHLTVHGVLHLLGYDHIDDREADEMENLETQLLATLGIDNPYSATY, encoded by the coding sequence ATGACTGACGTGGTTATACAAAACGTCTGTGACGAGAACGTGCCGGAGGCTTCGGCGTTTGTTGGCTGGGCAATCGCGGCGTTAGCTGGGCGTTCAGATGAAATGGAAATGACCATTCGATTGGTCTCACCAGAGGAAATGCAGTCGTTAAACCGAACCTATCGGGGTAAAGATGCGCTCACGAATGTGCTGTCGTTTCCGGCTGACGAGGTGGTACGCGCCATGCATGGTTTGCTGGGCGATGTCGTGATTTGCCCGGACGTGGTGGAGTCCGAAGCGCGCGCACAAAATAAACGACGCGACGATCATTATGCGCACCTGACCGTGCATGGCGTCTTGCATTTGCTTGGCTATGACCATATTGACGACCGGGAGGCAGATGAGATGGAGAACCTCGAAACGCAATTACTGGCGACGCTCGGCATCGATAACCCGTATTCCGCAACCTATTAA
- a CDS encoding PhoH family protein, with the protein MSAHAAQEFFLEPADNERLANLCGQLDEHLRQIERNLGIEINNRGNQFRVSGSDAATRAGSEVIQHLFDLTRDEVLDPQRVHLSLQELNMGEVDTDAHQHEVLIKTRRGMVRGRGPNQQRYLRNIQKSDLCFGIGPAGTGKTFLAVACAVQALDLEQVRRLVLVRPAVEAGERLGFLPGDMSQKVDPYLRPIYDALYDMMGYDRVARLMERNVIEVAPLAFMRGRTLNDSFVILDEAQNTTVEQMKMFLTRIGFGSKAVVTGDITQIDLPKHQTSGLKHAQLILQQTKGVSFVQFTARDVVRHPLVQRIVRAYEQAERDSDD; encoded by the coding sequence TTGAGCGCACACGCCGCACAGGAATTTTTCCTCGAACCTGCCGACAATGAGCGACTCGCCAATCTCTGTGGCCAGCTCGACGAGCACCTTCGTCAAATCGAACGCAATCTCGGCATCGAAATCAATAATCGTGGTAACCAGTTTCGTGTTTCCGGTAGTGATGCCGCGACACGTGCCGGTAGCGAGGTGATCCAGCACCTGTTCGATCTGACTCGGGACGAAGTGCTCGATCCTCAGCGCGTGCATTTGTCGCTGCAAGAACTCAACATGGGCGAGGTGGACACCGATGCGCATCAGCACGAGGTGCTGATTAAAACCCGTCGCGGTATGGTGCGCGGTCGTGGTCCCAATCAGCAACGTTATCTGCGCAACATTCAAAAAAGTGATTTGTGCTTTGGTATTGGACCGGCGGGTACGGGCAAAACATTTTTGGCGGTGGCATGCGCTGTGCAGGCGCTTGACCTTGAACAGGTGCGGCGACTGGTTCTCGTTCGACCGGCCGTTGAGGCGGGTGAGCGCCTCGGGTTTTTGCCGGGTGACATGTCGCAAAAAGTGGATCCTTATTTGCGTCCTATTTATGACGCGCTATACGACATGATGGGCTATGACCGCGTGGCGCGACTCATGGAGCGCAATGTCATTGAAGTCGCGCCGCTGGCGTTTATGCGCGGCCGTACGCTTAACGACAGCTTTGTGATTCTCGATGAAGCCCAAAATACCACGGTTGAACAAATGAAGATGTTTTTGACGCGCATCGGTTTTGGCTCCAAAGCGGTGGTTACCGGTGATATCACACAAATCGATTTGCCCAAGCATCAGACATCAGGGCTTAAGCACGCGCAATTGATTTTGCAGCAGACCAAAGGCGTGAGCTTTGTTCAATTTACCGCGCGCGATGTGGTGCGTCACCCACTCGTGCAGCGCATAGTGCGCGCGTACGAGCAGGCGGAGCGCGATAGCGATGACTGA
- the miaB gene encoding tRNA (N6-isopentenyl adenosine(37)-C2)-methylthiotransferase MiaB: MSGKLFIKTFGCQMNEYDSEKMADVLEASHGLAITNTPEEADVLLLNTCSIREKAQEKVFSQLGRWKQWKQSRPELVIGVGGCVASQEGDALIKRAPYVDLVFGPQTVHRLPEMLNSVRSQGQSAVDISFPEIEKFDRLPEPKASGATAFVSIMEGCSKYCSFCVVPYTRGDEFSRPFDDVIAEIVSLAEQGVKEINLLGQNVNSYQGPTHDGNVIDLGTLIHYVAAIDGIERIRFTTSHPVEFSDSLIEAYANVPELANYLHLPVQSGSDRVLSAMKRGHMAIEYKQKIRKLREVRPDISISSDFIVGFPGETERDFNDTMKLIADIGFDQSFSFIYSARPGTPAAALPDEVSAEEKHRRLKLLQTRINQHAQTISRQMVGSVQRVLVERVSKKNANEVAGRTENMRWVNFEGDESLIGEFADVEVTEAMPNSLRGRLVAVPLSRTA; the protein is encoded by the coding sequence ATGAGCGGTAAGCTCTTCATTAAGACATTCGGCTGCCAGATGAACGAGTACGATTCGGAGAAAATGGCCGACGTTCTCGAAGCCTCGCACGGCCTAGCGATCACCAACACGCCCGAAGAAGCGGACGTGCTGCTGCTCAACACCTGCTCGATCCGCGAAAAGGCACAAGAAAAGGTGTTCAGTCAGCTCGGACGCTGGAAGCAGTGGAAGCAATCGCGCCCGGAGCTTGTCATCGGTGTTGGCGGATGCGTAGCAAGCCAGGAGGGTGACGCGCTGATCAAGCGCGCGCCGTACGTTGATCTCGTGTTTGGCCCCCAAACCGTTCACCGTTTGCCCGAGATGCTCAATTCGGTGCGCAGCCAAGGCCAATCGGCCGTCGACATCAGCTTCCCGGAGATCGAGAAATTTGACCGTTTGCCGGAGCCCAAAGCGAGCGGCGCGACGGCTTTTGTGTCGATTATGGAAGGCTGCAGCAAATACTGCAGTTTCTGTGTCGTGCCCTACACGCGAGGCGATGAGTTCAGTCGCCCTTTTGACGACGTGATCGCGGAAATCGTGAGCCTAGCTGAGCAAGGTGTGAAAGAAATAAACCTGCTGGGGCAAAACGTTAATTCGTACCAAGGTCCTACGCACGACGGCAATGTCATTGACTTGGGCACACTCATTCACTACGTCGCGGCCATTGATGGCATCGAACGCATCCGTTTTACCACCTCGCATCCAGTCGAATTTTCCGACAGTTTGATCGAGGCGTACGCCAATGTCCCCGAGCTTGCCAATTACTTGCATCTGCCAGTGCAAAGTGGTTCCGATCGCGTGTTGTCAGCGATGAAGCGTGGCCACATGGCGATTGAATACAAGCAAAAAATTCGCAAACTCCGCGAGGTGCGACCCGATATCAGTATTTCGTCGGACTTTATCGTCGGCTTTCCGGGTGAAACCGAACGAGATTTTAATGACACCATGAAGCTTATTGCCGATATCGGTTTTGATCAGAGCTTCAGCTTTATCTACAGCGCGCGACCCGGAACCCCGGCGGCGGCACTACCCGATGAAGTGAGTGCCGAAGAGAAGCACCGCCGGCTCAAGCTACTGCAAACGCGAATTAATCAGCACGCCCAAACCATTTCCCGGCAGATGGTGGGCTCCGTGCAGCGTGTTCTGGTCGAACGCGTGTCGAAGAAAAACGCGAACGAAGTGGCTGGGCGGACCGAAAACATGCGTTGGGTTAATTTCGAAGGGGATGAATCCCTTATCGGTGAGTTTGCCGATGTGGAAGTCACCGAAGCCATGCCCAACTCTTTGCGCGGTCGTCTTGTTGCCGTACCGCTTTCCCGCACCGCTTAA
- the ssb gene encoding single-stranded DNA-binding protein — MARGINKVILVGNLGADPETRFMPSGGSVTNIRLATSESWKDKKSGEQREKTEWHRVVFFNRLAEVAAEYLRKGSQVYVEGQIRTQKWQDQSGNDRYTTEIVAREMQMLGGRGGGGGGASAGGSTMNQAPPAMAEAPADTGGFDDDIPF; from the coding sequence ATGGCGCGAGGTATAAACAAAGTTATTTTGGTCGGCAACTTAGGGGCCGACCCCGAAACCCGATTCATGCCCAGCGGCGGCTCGGTTACCAATATTCGATTGGCAACCTCCGAAAGCTGGAAAGACAAAAAGTCGGGCGAACAGCGTGAGAAAACGGAATGGCATCGCGTGGTGTTTTTCAATCGGTTGGCCGAGGTAGCCGCCGAGTATCTGCGGAAGGGTTCGCAAGTGTATGTCGAGGGCCAGATCCGCACACAAAAGTGGCAGGATCAGAGCGGCAACGATCGCTACACCACGGAAATTGTCGCGCGTGAAATGCAGATGTTAGGGGGTCGCGGTGGCGGCGGCGGTGGCGCCTCAGCGGGGGGTAGCACTATGAACCAAGCGCCACCCGCCATGGCTGAAGCGCCTGCGGATACAGGCGGCTTTGACGATGATATTCCGTTTTGA
- a CDS encoding MFS transporter, translated as MNSTSSQSTHESAPAAEGSGLTQVERGIMMTVLSIFSLRMLGLFMVLPVLALYAASLPGGTPFAVGLAVGAHGISQALLQIPYGWASDRYGRRLVVVGGLIVFAAGSFIAAISDTITGVILGRVLQGAGAISAVLTAVVGDHISEQRRTRAMAFVGIGIGLSFVLSLLLGPILSSRVGVKGLFMASFGMAVVGLLLALWRIPGGRIDTCKSPVTLGNVLRDRALWPLNIAIFLLHFILSALFVSLPFVLRDQFGLDEDVQWKTLGAIILLSIPATILLVLRSERSKDLAVAARSATFSIVLIALSMIALTMGSMSAHVGLLAVVIAGAVFFSGFNFLEANLPARVSMAATEERRGTALGVYASSQYLGVFAGGALAGVSVGAIGPHGGFAVSAVASVLWLFVQLSTLPKKSSSLPH; from the coding sequence GTGAATTCCACTTCTTCCCAATCGACTCACGAGTCTGCGCCCGCCGCCGAAGGTAGCGGTCTGACGCAAGTGGAACGCGGCATCATGATGACGGTGCTCAGCATTTTCAGTCTGCGTATGTTGGGTTTGTTCATGGTGCTGCCGGTGCTGGCGCTTTACGCGGCGTCGTTGCCGGGTGGCACGCCGTTTGCGGTCGGATTGGCTGTGGGCGCGCATGGCATCAGCCAGGCGTTGCTGCAGATCCCTTATGGCTGGGCGTCCGATCGTTACGGTCGCCGTTTGGTTGTGGTGGGCGGGCTGATCGTATTCGCGGCCGGCTCGTTCATCGCGGCGATCAGCGACACCATTACCGGCGTCATACTGGGCCGTGTGTTGCAAGGTGCCGGGGCGATTTCGGCTGTGCTCACGGCGGTGGTGGGCGATCATATATCGGAACAACGACGCACCCGTGCCATGGCATTTGTGGGCATTGGAATTGGTTTGTCGTTCGTGTTGTCATTACTGCTCGGGCCGATTTTGAGCAGTCGCGTCGGTGTTAAAGGCCTGTTTATGGCCTCGTTTGGGATGGCCGTAGTGGGACTGCTGCTGGCGCTATGGCGGATTCCGGGCGGTCGCATTGATACCTGTAAATCGCCGGTAACACTCGGCAACGTGCTGCGCGACCGTGCGCTGTGGCCCTTAAATATTGCTATTTTTCTACTGCATTTCATTTTGTCCGCGCTCTTTGTGTCGCTGCCATTTGTCTTGCGCGACCAGTTTGGATTGGACGAAGACGTGCAGTGGAAAACACTCGGTGCAATCATTTTGCTGTCGATCCCCGCGACCATTCTTTTGGTGTTGCGCTCTGAGCGTTCCAAGGATCTCGCGGTGGCGGCCCGCAGTGCTACCTTTTCGATTGTGCTCATTGCGTTAAGCATGATCGCGTTAACGATGGGCTCGATGTCTGCACACGTTGGATTGCTTGCGGTAGTGATCGCCGGGGCGGTTTTTTTCTCGGGCTTCAATTTCTTGGAGGCCAATCTGCCGGCCCGGGTTTCGATGGCGGCGACCGAGGAGCGGCGAGGTACCGCACTTGGCGTCTATGCGAGCAGTCAATACCTCGGCGTCTTCGCGGGTGGTGCGTTGGCGGGCGTGAGTGTCGGCGCGATTGGCCCGCACGGCGGTTTTGCGGTCAGTGCTGTCGCGAGCGTTCTGTGGCTTTTCGTGCAGTTATCTACGCTACCTAAGAAATCCTCGAGTTTGCCCCATTAA